Within the Halobaculum limi genome, the region GCCCTCATCTGGTGGCCGCCCCTCACCACGCCTCGCCGCTCGCGAGGTCGACTGCTGCGTCGCCCTGTTCGGAGGGGCAGATGTCTGCGAGCACGCAGTCGTCGCAGTCGGGGTTCCGAGCCGTACACGTCGCGCGACCGTGGCTGATGAACAGGTGGGTGAACATTCGCCAGTCCTCTTCGGGGACAATGCCCATCAGATCCTCCTCGATGGCCTCCGGTCGCTCCTCTTCGGTCAAGCTGAGTCGCCGCGAGATGCGCTGGACGTGGGTGTCAACGACGATACCCTCGGTCACGTCGTGGGCGTGTTGGAGGACGACGTTCGCCGTCTTCCGGCCGACGCCGGGGAGGTCCGTCAGCGCGGTCATCGTGTCGGGCACCTCGCCGTCGTGCTTCTCGATGAGTTGCTCGCCGATGCCCTTCAGGTAGCCCGCTTTGTTGTTGTGGAAGGTGATGCCGTAGATGTCCTCCGCGAGTTGCTCCTCGGAGGCGTTCGCGTAGTCTTCCGGGGACTGGTACTTCTCGAACAGGTCCGCACACACCGTGTTGACTCGTTCGTCTGTACACTGCGCCGACAGGACGACCGCGACCAGCAGTTCGAGTCTCGTCGAGAAGTTCAGCGAGATGTCGGTGTCCGGGTACTGTTCGTACAGTCGGTCGAGTATCTCGACGGTCTGCGCCTCCCGCGAGTCCAACGGCGTTCCCATACCCGCCCCTCCGGCGCGGGCGGCTTGAACGGTTCGGACGGGGACGTGGTCACAGGAGGGGAACGGTTTTGGTCCGACCCGAACACCACTTCGTATGGACCTCGGCCCACTCTCGCACGAGTCGTTCCGCGCGGCGGCCGGTACCGCCGCGGCCTACGGCGCGATTCTCGCCGTGATGACGCTGCTGCTGTTCGGCGTTCCGTTCTTGTTGTTCAGTCTGTGAACACCAGCGTTTTGCCCGTCACGGTCGATTCGTCCGTATGGACCGCCAGCAGGTGCTCGCGCTGTTCCTCGTAGGACTAATGTTGTTCTCTTCGCTCGCGTACGCCGTCTCGTTCCTCTAAGCCCGCAGCCGATCAGTACAGCGGCTCTGGTTCGTCGCCTTCGACGGGTTCGACGCCGAGTGCGTCGGCAATCGTCAGGAGTTCCGGTTTCGAGAAGGTTCCCGTGTCGGCCTCGTCCAGTGAGTCAGCCACGCCGGCGGCGACTCTGATTGCTGCGCGGGTCGTTTCGTTTGTCGACCGGTGTTCGTGGGGAACGTCGAGGGCGTCGGCGATGGCCGCGAGTTCTTCCTTGGTGAACGTCGCAGTCGTCTCGCGCTTGAACCGGCCGACGCCGCCGCGGATGCCGTTGCGAATGTCGTGAACGGTGAGGGCCACATCGTGTGTCAGAGGCGGGTGCTGAAAACGTCGGCGGGGAAGCAGGCAGCGGAGCGATGCAGCACTCCTTGGGTCGTGAGGTCGCGACGGGTGAGAAATAGTCCCGGGCGGATTCGAACCGCCGTCGAAGGCTCCAAAGGCCCTCATGATTGGCCACTACACCACGGGACTCCATCTCGTCGTACTGGACCAACGTACAATAGGATTACTTTCTGGTCCGACCAGCAGACCACCCGGACGCACCGCGTCTCAGCCGCGTCGGATGTCGAATCCCCCGCAGTCGGGGCACTGTTGCCGATTGGCGTCGAAGCCGCGTTCACAGGCCGTACAGACGAAGTCGGGGTCGTCCTCGCTCGCCCCCACGAGCGATCTGAGTCGACTTCTGACACCCACTCCCATAGCGCAAAGACCCACCGCGGCCGCCCATATAACAGCGGCGGTCGTCGTCGATCAGACTCAGTCGGCGGGGTTCTCGGGTTCGGCTTCGACGAGATACTCGCAGGCGTCGGTCTCGGCGTTGAAGCAGTCGGGGCACTCGCTGGAGCGGTCGATGATCGTGTCGAGTCGCTCCGCGACGGTGTCGTCGATGACGGCCTCCAGCGAGCGTGCTTCCTCGCGGAACTCCTCGACTTCGAGGACGTTCGCGAGGAAGCGCTCGATGATGCAGTAGTTCGACAGCGCCTCGCGCGCCCGAACGATGCCGTCGTCGGTGAGCGAGACGCCCTTGTACTTCTCGTGTTCGGCGAGGCCGCGCTCCTCGAGTTTGCCGATCATCTCGTTGGCGGAGGCCGGACTCACGTCGAGTGCGTCGGCGACGGAACCGGTCGAGGCGGGGCCGTCCTCCATCTCCTGCACGAGATAGATGGCTTTGAGATACTGGTCTGCCGTGTTCATCGTTATCGTCGCTCCATAATCGCTGTCACTTCTTCGACGCCCTCGGCCTCCTCCTCGCGAATGCTCCGAAGCGTGTCGAGCACTTGCTCGCGGTCGACCGAGAACGACGAGTCGCTCCCCTCGATGGCCGTGATGAGGTCGTCGTAGAACTTGTACGCCGTCTCTTCGTTACACAGTTGATCGTAGAGGACGCCGTCGAAGTCCTCCGGCTTCGTCTTCCCGTACTGCGCCTCGACGAGCGTCTCTATCTCGTCGTAGGAGACCGAGTCGGCGTCCAACTCCGCGATGAGTTCCTCCAAGCGCTGGCGGTGTTCGGCCGACTCCGCGGCCGCATCGCGAAGCAGTCGCTCGATGTCGGGGTCGAACTCCTCGTCCATCGCGCGGTGGTGGTGCGTAGAGCGTGCCTCCACGACCTCTTCCAACACGACACCGATCTGGAGCAGACGCGCGAGTTGGTGGTCGGACGTGACCCGCTGGCCGAGGCTCACGGCCGGTCACCCCACGACGGCGGGCAGACGGGGTCGTCGGTCGATTCCGCGGTCATCGTCAGGGAATCGGTCGACGCCGACCGTAAGCCTTCCCCTCGGACGCTGTTCTCGCCGGTCGCAACGACGGTCCGACGACGGCCCGACGACGGCTCGACGCCGAACTCTCAAGCCGTCTGCGATCCAACACCCGCCGATGAGTGACGCGGGCCGCGACGACGACGACGACTCCCGCCGGCAGCGACGCGACCGGATCGCACTCGCACTCGTCGTCTACGCTGTCCTCCTCGCACAGACGCTGGTGTACCCCGGCGTCGACATCCTCGCACGGGCGTTCGGCGGACAGGGCGTCGCCGCGCCCACGCTGTTTCTCGCCGTCGAGTTCGCCGCCTTCGCCGTCTTCGCCGGCCCGTGGGGCGCACTCTCTGACCGACTCGGCGAGCGTCGTCGCCTCGTTGCCCTCGCCAGCGCGGGCGGTGCGGTCGGCTATCTCGCACTCGCTGGCGTCGCCGACGCCGGGCTTCCGTTCGCGGCCGTCCTCGTCATCCGTGCGCTCCAAGGCGGTGCGACGGTGGGCGCACTCTCGTTGGCCATCTCGGCGCTCGCGGACCGCTCCGGCGGCAACGGCCGGAATATGGGCATCGCCGGCATCGCTATCGGCCTCGGCACCGCCACCGGCGCGCCGCTCGGGGGCCAACTGTACGAGGTCGGTGCGACCGTCCCGCTGCTCGCCGCTGCTGGACTGCTCGGCGTCGCGGCCGTCGGCGCACTCACGATTCCCGACCGTCCGCCCGCGGCCGCCGGCGACGGCGCGAGGCGGCACGGTGGCCTCTCCGCACTCCTCGCGGGACTCCGCGAGCAGCGAGACCTCTCGATTCCGTACGCGTTCGCGTTCGTCGACCGCCTCACCGCCGGCTTCTTTGCACTCGTCGGGACGCTGTACTTCCGAGAGGCGTTCGGCCTCGGCCCCGGCGCGACTGGCCTCCTCCTCGCGGCCTTCTTCGCGCCGTTCGCGCTGCTACAGTACCCGTTCGGCCTCCTCTCGGATCGGATCGGTCGCGTCGTCCCCATCGCCGCTGGATCTGCCGTCTACGGCCTCGTCGTCGTCCTCGTCGGCCTCGCCCCGACGGTTCCGCTCGTCGCCGTCGCGATGGTCGGCGTCGGCGTCCTCGGGGCGCTGATGGCTCCGGCGACGCTGGCGCTCGTGGTCGACCTCGCGGGCGACAGCGACCGTGGTGCGGCCGTCGCCGGGTTCAACGCCGCCGGGAGTCTCGGCTTCCTCGCCGGATCGCTCGTCGGCGGCGCAGTCGCCGCGGAGTTCGGCTTCCTCGCGGCGTTCGTCGTCGCCGGCGGCAGCGAGTTCCTCCTCGCCATCGCGGCGCTTCCGGGACTCCTCCGACTGGGTCGCCGCGCTGGGCGGTCGGCGGTGTTCAGCGGCGGCGACTGACGGCGTCTCGACGGCGACCGACAGCGGTACTGACGGCCGCGCGACAAGACTGATACTTCACCGGGGCGTCCACTCACCCGATCAGATTCTATGTCCGACCACGACCGCGAGTACGAGATCGTCCTGTGGGGCGCGACCGGGTTCACCGGCGGCCTCGTCGCCGAGTACCTCGCCGACCGCTACGGCACGACCGACCTCGACTGGGCGCTCGCCGGCCGTGACGAACGGCGTCTCGCCGCCGTTCGCGACTCGCTGGCCGACAGCAACAGTGACGCCGACGTCGACGCCGACGCGCTGGACCTCCTGACCGGCGACGCGTTCGACCAGGACTCCTTGGACGCCATCGCCGAACAGACCGCCGTCGTCATCTCGACGGTCGGCCCCTACGCCCGATTCGGCTCCCACCTCGTCGCCGCCTGCGTCGACGCGGGCACCCACTACTGCGACCTCTCGGGTGAGGTCCACTGGATGCGCGAGATGATCGACGAGCATCACGACGCCGCCCGCGAGAACGGCACGCGCATCGTCCACGGGTGCGGGTTCGACTCCGTGCCGAGCGACGTGGGAACGCTCTTCCTGCAGTCGCACGCCGAGGAGACCGTCGGCGCGTACTGCGACGAGGTGCGCGGCTTCGTCTCGATTCGGGGTGGCTCCTTCAGCGGCGGCACCATCGCGAGTATGGTCGAGATGTACGAGATGGCCAGCGAGGACCGCGAGGTGCGACGCCTCCTCGCGGACCCGCGGGCACTCGACCCGCCGGAGAGTCGCGGCGCGCCCGCCGACCGCCCGCAACGCGGCGTGGCATACGACCGCGACGCCGACACCTGGACCGCGCCGTTCGTGATGGCTCAGATCAACGAACCCGTCGTCCGTCGCTCGAACGCCCTCCTCGGCCACCCGTGGGGACACACCTTCCGCTACGGGGAATCGCTGCGAACCGGGCAGGGTGTGAAAGCCGCGGCGACCGCCGCCGGTCTCGCGGTCGGACAAGGGTTACTCGCAGGTGCGCTCTCAGTCGGACCGGTTCGCGAACTCCTCGACCGCTACGTCCTCCCCGAGGCCGGTGAGGGGCCCGACCGCGAGACCATCGAGGGGAGTTCCTTCGAAGTGCGACTCGTGGGCACCGGTGCCTCCGACGACCACCCCTCGGGGTTCACCGTCGAGGCGCGGGTCCGCGGCGACCGCGACCCCGGCTACGGGTCGACCGCGCGGATGCTCGGTGAGTCGGCCGTCTGTCTCGCCCGCGGAGAGGTGGACTCCCCCGTGGAGGGCGGCGTGTTGACGCCGGCGTCGGGCATCGGCCTGCCGCTGATCGACCGACTGGAGGGGACTGGCGTGTCGTTCGAGGCCGAGGTCGTCGACGACTGATCGGCGCAGCGCAGTCGCTGTGGACGGGAAGAAAAGCGTGAGAACGGGAGCGGAGCCGAGGGTATCGTCGCCTCAATCGAGGCGGGCGACGATGAGGTCCTCGATGTCGTCGCGGAGTTCGTCGACCTCGACCTCCTCGAGGACGGGCACGAAGAAGCCCTCCACGAGCATATTGCGCGCGGTGCGCTCGGGGATGGATCGAGAGGTCATGTAGAACAGGTCCTCTTTGTCCACCTGGCCGACCGTCGCGGAGTGCGACGCTTCGGTGTCGTGGTTGTGGATGATGAGCTTCGGCGAGGCGTCGGCCTCGGAGTCGTCGCTCAGCATCAGGGTGTTCTCGCGCTGGTACGAGGAGGTGTCCCAGGCGTCGCGGCCGACGTCCTGCACGCCCTCGTACACCGAGCGTGCCTCGTCGTCGAGGACGCCGCGCGTGACCAGGTCGGCGGTCGTGTGTTCGCCGTTGTGCCACACGCGAGCGTTGATGTCGAGGTGCTGGTCGTTGTGGCCGAAGAACGCGCCGACGATCTTCGTCTCCGAGGAGTCGCCGTTCAACTCCGTCTCGATGTCCGAGCGGGTGAGTCGAGAGCCGATGTTGCCCTCGATCCAACTGATCGTCGAGTAGGTGTTGGCGTCGCCGCGCTTCAGCGTGAAGTTGTACACGTCCTCGTCGAGGTTCTGGAGCGTGCCGTACTGGACGTACGAGTTCTCG harbors:
- a CDS encoding metal-dependent transcriptional regulator, which produces MNTADQYLKAIYLVQEMEDGPASTGSVADALDVSPASANEMIGKLEERGLAEHEKYKGVSLTDDGIVRAREALSNYCIIERFLANVLEVEEFREEARSLEAVIDDTVAERLDTIIDRSSECPDCFNAETDACEYLVEAEPENPAD
- a CDS encoding saccharopine dehydrogenase family protein, whose protein sequence is MSDHDREYEIVLWGATGFTGGLVAEYLADRYGTTDLDWALAGRDERRLAAVRDSLADSNSDADVDADALDLLTGDAFDQDSLDAIAEQTAVVISTVGPYARFGSHLVAACVDAGTHYCDLSGEVHWMREMIDEHHDAARENGTRIVHGCGFDSVPSDVGTLFLQSHAEETVGAYCDEVRGFVSIRGGSFSGGTIASMVEMYEMASEDREVRRLLADPRALDPPESRGAPADRPQRGVAYDRDADTWTAPFVMAQINEPVVRRSNALLGHPWGHTFRYGESLRTGQGVKAAATAAGLAVGQGLLAGALSVGPVRELLDRYVLPEAGEGPDRETIEGSSFEVRLVGTGASDDHPSGFTVEARVRGDRDPGYGSTARMLGESAVCLARGEVDSPVEGGVLTPASGIGLPLIDRLEGTGVSFEAEVVDD
- a CDS encoding MFS transporter, which encodes MSDAGRDDDDDSRRQRRDRIALALVVYAVLLAQTLVYPGVDILARAFGGQGVAAPTLFLAVEFAAFAVFAGPWGALSDRLGERRRLVALASAGGAVGYLALAGVADAGLPFAAVLVIRALQGGATVGALSLAISALADRSGGNGRNMGIAGIAIGLGTATGAPLGGQLYEVGATVPLLAAAGLLGVAAVGALTIPDRPPAAAGDGARRHGGLSALLAGLREQRDLSIPYAFAFVDRLTAGFFALVGTLYFREAFGLGPGATGLLLAAFFAPFALLQYPFGLLSDRIGRVVPIAAGSAVYGLVVVLVGLAPTVPLVAVAMVGVGVLGALMAPATLALVVDLAGDSDRGAAVAGFNAAGSLGFLAGSLVGGAVAAEFGFLAAFVVAGGSEFLLAIAALPGLLRLGRRAGRSAVFSGGD
- a CDS encoding ferritin-like domain-containing protein, with the translated sequence MSLGQRVTSDHQLARLLQIGVVLEEVVEARSTHHHRAMDEEFDPDIERLLRDAAAESAEHRQRLEELIAELDADSVSYDEIETLVEAQYGKTKPEDFDGVLYDQLCNEETAYKFYDDLITAIEGSDSSFSVDREQVLDTLRSIREEEAEGVEEVTAIMERR
- the sufD gene encoding Fe-S cluster assembly protein SufD, giving the protein MSTQLPANLSEETVRTISDERDEPDWLLQTRLDALAALDDLEMPNVIETPGRRWTNLEDLDYETLVDPIDQSDETERVSAEGAEVLDFPAALDQHPELVKAHFGSVTDPQTNYLTALSTALFTTGTVIYVPKGVDAEDVKVRAEMNSRSLFSHTLVVTEDNASATILERISNGESDVEGDRYFSNIVEIVSGENSYVQYGTLQNLDEDVYNFTLKRGDANTYSTISWIEGNIGSRLTRSDIETELNGDSSETKIVGAFFGHNDQHLDINARVWHNGEHTTADLVTRGVLDDEARSVYEGVQDVGRDAWDTSSYQRENTLMLSDDSEADASPKLIIHNHDTEASHSATVGQVDKEDLFYMTSRSIPERTARNMLVEGFFVPVLEEVEVDELRDDIEDLIVARLD
- the nth gene encoding endonuclease III, with the protein product MGTPLDSREAQTVEILDRLYEQYPDTDISLNFSTRLELLVAVVLSAQCTDERVNTVCADLFEKYQSPEDYANASEEQLAEDIYGITFHNNKAGYLKGIGEQLIEKHDGEVPDTMTALTDLPGVGRKTANVVLQHAHDVTEGIVVDTHVQRISRRLSLTEEERPEAIEEDLMGIVPEEDWRMFTHLFISHGRATCTARNPDCDDCVLADICPSEQGDAAVDLASGEAW